A single window of Narcine bancroftii isolate sNarBan1 chromosome 1, sNarBan1.hap1, whole genome shotgun sequence DNA harbors:
- the LOC138753945 gene encoding LOW QUALITY PROTEIN: serine-aspartate repeat-containing protein C-like (The sequence of the model RefSeq protein was modified relative to this genomic sequence to represent the inferred CDS: inserted 3 bases in 2 codons): MSQSGLLLSGEEEDDDDEEDDDDDEDDDEDDDDEEDDDEEDDDEDDDEDDDEDDDEDDDEDDDEDDDEDDDEVDDEDDDDDDDEEDDDEEDDDDEDDDEDDDEEDDDEEDDDEDDDDDDEDDDDDEDDDEDDDDGEDDDGEDDDGEDDDGEDDDEEDDDEEEDDEEEDDEEEDDEEEDDEEEDDEEEDDEEEDDEEEDDEEEDDEEEDDEEEDDEEEDDEEEDDEEEDDEEEDDEEEDDEEEDDEEEDDEEEDDEEEDXTKKKTTKKKTTKKKTTKKKKTTKKTAKKTTTKKATKKKTTKKKATKKKATKKKXDEEEGDEEEDDEEEDDEEEEDEEEDDEEEDDEEED, translated from the exons ATGAGCCAAAGCGGCCTGCTATTGTCGGGAG aagaagaagacgacgacGACGAAGAAGACGACGACGACGACGAAGACGACGACGAAGACGACGACGACGAAGAAGACGACGACGAAGAAGACGACGACGAAGACGACGACGAAGACGACGACGAAGACGACGACGAAGACGACGACGAAGACGACGACGAAGACGACGACGAAGACGACGACGAAGTTGACGACGAagacgacgacgacgacgacgacgaaGAAGACGACGACGAAGAAGACGACGACGACGAAGACGACGACGAAGACGACGACGAAGAAGACGACGACGAAGAAGACGACGACGAagacgacgacgacgacgacgaaGACGACGACGACGACGAAGACGACGACGAAGACGACGACGACGGCGAAGACGACGACGGCGAAGACGACGACGGCGAAGACGACGACGGCGAAGACGACGACGAAGAAGACGACGACGAAGAAGAAGACGACGAAGAAGAAGACGACGAAGAAGAAGACGACGAAGAAGAAGACGACGAAGAAGAAGACGACGAAGAAGAAGACGACGAAGAAGAAGACGACGAAGAAGAAGACGACGAAGAAGAAGACGACGAAGAAGAAGACGACGAAGAAGAAGACGACGAAGAAGAAGACGACGAAGAAGAAGACGACGAAGAAGAAGACGACGAAGAAGAAGACGACGAAGAAGAAGACGACGAAGAAGAAGACGACGAAGAAGAAGACGACGAAGAAGAAGACGACGAAGAAGAAGA GACGAAGAAGAAGACGACGAAGAAGAAGACGACGAAGAAGAAgacgacgaagaagaagaagacgacgaaGAAGACGGCGAAGAAGACGACGACGAAGAAGGCGACGAAGAAGAAGACGACGAAGAAGAAGGCGACGAAGAAGAAGGCGACGAAGAAGA GCGACGAAGAAGAAGGCGACGAAGAAGAAGACGACGAAGAAGAAgacgacgaagaagaagaagacgaagaagaagacgacgaagaagaagacgacgaagaagaagac